The following coding sequences lie in one Niabella agricola genomic window:
- a CDS encoding S41 family peptidase: MKYLIITLFTAAGAAPAFCQVENGGFETVEKNQPVGWFVQSQPGFTNAVDSTVYYSGTRSFSISSEAEKKTFQSFSQTVPVATDRLKKITISALLKTNQVSSNASIWCQVWNDTKQIDFFNLAMQGQTVSGTNDWKEYAISFAVRPEAKKLVLGGLLSGTGTTWFDDFSVKEVSAAAGKPAADLIKEVRGLIQQNALYSDSLNWKQIDETVEVISRGLQTTEDTKPVINYLLAQLRKAGDHHSFHMSVTASKSYTRPAAKLEDASGRLLPGNIGYISVPGFGSTNDSAMTVFAQNIQNLVKKLDTENPVSGWIIDLRKNTGGNMYPMIAGLGPFLNRGTLGYFVRGRNKKPWFFSGGGNKAWSGGAVVPEAYTIKERKNKIALLIGPMTASSGEFTTISFIGQAHTKLFGQPTAGYTTANSMFPLSDGSSLALATTYAADRKKNTHIGRIMPDVLVTPSKDKDADVEAAANWILEK, translated from the coding sequence ATGAAATACCTGATCATTACACTATTTACGGCTGCCGGTGCTGCCCCGGCTTTTTGCCAGGTTGAAAACGGAGGATTTGAAACCGTAGAAAAGAATCAACCGGTCGGCTGGTTCGTTCAATCTCAGCCAGGCTTTACCAATGCTGTTGATTCAACCGTTTATTACTCCGGAACCCGGTCCTTCAGCATCTCCAGTGAAGCAGAAAAAAAGACGTTCCAATCTTTTTCCCAAACGGTTCCGGTTGCCACTGACAGGTTAAAAAAAATAACGATCAGCGCCCTGCTCAAAACCAACCAGGTAAGTTCGAATGCCTCCATTTGGTGCCAGGTATGGAATGATACCAAACAGATCGACTTTTTCAATCTTGCTATGCAGGGACAGACGGTTAGCGGTACCAATGACTGGAAAGAATATGCCATCAGCTTTGCCGTTCGCCCGGAAGCCAAAAAACTGGTGCTGGGCGGGCTGTTATCGGGTACCGGAACCACATGGTTTGACGATTTTTCCGTTAAAGAAGTTTCTGCCGCCGCAGGAAAGCCTGCTGCTGATCTGATAAAAGAGGTAAGAGGCCTTATCCAACAGAATGCGCTTTATTCCGATTCACTGAACTGGAAACAGATCGATGAAACGGTTGAGGTAATTTCCCGCGGATTGCAAACAACAGAGGATACAAAACCGGTAATCAATTACCTGCTGGCGCAGTTACGAAAAGCGGGTGATCATCACTCCTTTCATATGTCGGTAACGGCATCAAAAAGCTATACACGGCCCGCTGCCAAACTGGAAGATGCTTCCGGCCGGTTGCTGCCAGGTAATATCGGCTATATTTCCGTTCCGGGCTTTGGCTCCACGAACGATTCTGCCATGACCGTATTTGCACAAAACATCCAGAACCTGGTAAAAAAACTGGATACAGAAAATCCGGTTTCCGGATGGATCATTGACCTGCGCAAAAACACAGGCGGCAACATGTATCCGATGATCGCCGGACTGGGTCCGTTTTTAAACAGAGGCACCCTTGGATATTTTGTGCGGGGCCGCAACAAAAAACCCTGGTTTTTTTCAGGTGGGGGGAATAAGGCGTGGAGTGGAGGTGCTGTTGTACCGGAGGCTTATACGATAAAAGAGCGAAAAAATAAGATCGCTTTACTGATAGGCCCTATGACTGCCAGCAGCGGAGAGTTTACTACGATTTCGTTTATCGGGCAAGCGCATACAAAACTGTTTGGACAACCCACTGCGGGCTATACCACGGCGAACAGTATGTTTCCGCTTTCAGACGGATCTTCTCTGGCGCTGGCCACCACCTATGCCGCAGACCGTAAAAAAAATACCCATATCGGTCGTATCATGCCGGATGTGCTGGTGACCCCATCAAAAGATAAGGATGCCGATGTGGAAGCCGCTGCAAATTGGATTCTTGAAAAATAA
- a CDS encoding helix-turn-helix domain-containing protein, with translation MSIIINLDVMLAKRKMSLTELSEKVGVTIVNLSILKTGKAKGVRFDTLEAICKALDCRPGDIIDIDPNS, from the coding sequence ATGTCTATTATTATCAACCTGGATGTGATGCTGGCGAAGCGTAAAATGTCGCTGACCGAGTTATCAGAAAAAGTAGGCGTTACCATCGTAAACCTTTCCATTTTAAAAACCGGCAAGGCCAAGGGCGTACGATTCGATACATTGGAAGCTATTTGCAAGGCGCTGGATTGCAGGCCGGGAGATATTATCGATATTGATCCAAATTCATAA
- a CDS encoding DUF2975 domain-containing protein: MKIADSRIIKILDRISGAVFLFTLLVLLVKIFSSGAPALSGSVRGYQINNITAKPQKRPDTTYHDPGKTLDQWFKKTIIVQPHNEALVHLRFKTYKDLLNPVTVLFQLAYYSYYIIIVLAAFQLKMFFGNLSRNEVFTKKNTRKLFITGLLFMLIPLIKSIQNVLFIEAINGLNINDSGYSFSYSFRLVSPETIFGAMMIVFSLVFKAGTDVQQENEAFI; the protein is encoded by the coding sequence ATGAAAATAGCAGATTCAAGAATTATCAAAATACTGGACCGGATATCGGGTGCGGTTTTTCTGTTCACCTTGCTGGTGCTCCTTGTAAAGATCTTTTCTTCCGGTGCTCCTGCGCTCAGTGGCAGCGTGCGGGGTTACCAGATAAATAATATAACGGCTAAACCACAAAAAAGGCCGGATACCACCTATCATGATCCCGGTAAAACCCTGGATCAATGGTTCAAAAAAACCATCATTGTACAACCGCATAATGAGGCATTGGTACACCTGCGGTTTAAAACGTATAAAGACCTGCTAAATCCCGTTACCGTTTTATTTCAACTGGCATACTATAGTTACTATATAATCATTGTGCTGGCAGCTTTCCAGTTAAAAATGTTTTTTGGCAACCTGTCCAGGAACGAAGTCTTTACAAAAAAGAATACCCGGAAGCTATTCATAACGGGTTTGCTTTTTATGTTGATCCCGTTAATCAAAAGCATTCAAAATGTCCTTTTTATTGAAGCCATTAATGGTCTGAACATAAACGACTCCGGTTATTCTTTCAGCTATTCTTTCCGGCTGGTATCTCCGGAAACGATTTTTGGAGCTATGATGATCGTATTTTCGCTGGTTTTTAAAGCCGGCACAGATGTACAACAGGAAAATGAAGCTTTTATCTGA
- a CDS encoding ABC transporter permease: MYKLWASIKKDGRILLRDKVGLALMFLMPILLAIIIASVQNSTFELVNDKKVPLLVLNRDTGEASKELIHSLEKGGMFTLKKLPATATAGDIKSRMENKDALLGIIIPPQYTQDVLSKAERVSGEALKTIAVTDSSATDSSRIKANPLTLYYHPVLQKSFRQGIDGALNSVLQIVQSKYIVRALYSSINNEPSIPQSLEQQILSNETPVNQLAVSKDNSQPVPNATQHNIPAWTLFAMFFIVISLGSSLVREKTSGSFLRLKTMPTSLSVSIASKQITYILITMLQAAVIFSIGRWLFPVIGLPALNIPADKAGLLLVTFLCGWCATSFAICIGTFANTQEQSNGIGAISIVLFAAIGGLLVPAFAMPASFQGVMRISPLYWCLEAFYGLFLEGARLGDIFRNLVPVLIIIAVLQLATWLGMKQKRLI; encoded by the coding sequence ATGTACAAACTTTGGGCAAGTATAAAAAAAGATGGCCGCATCCTGTTGCGGGATAAAGTGGGACTGGCATTGATGTTTCTCATGCCCATCCTTCTTGCCATCATCATTGCCTCTGTACAAAACAGCACGTTTGAGCTGGTAAACGATAAAAAAGTGCCGCTGCTTGTTTTAAACCGGGATACGGGCGAAGCTTCAAAAGAACTGATTCACTCCCTAGAAAAAGGCGGCATGTTTACGCTTAAAAAATTACCTGCCACCGCTACGGCCGGCGATATCAAAAGCAGGATGGAGAATAAAGATGCCTTGCTTGGCATCATTATTCCGCCGCAATACACGCAGGATGTGCTCTCCAAAGCAGAGCGGGTATCCGGAGAGGCGCTGAAAACGATCGCGGTTACCGACAGCTCGGCCACCGATTCTTCCAGGATAAAAGCCAATCCGTTAACATTATATTACCACCCGGTGCTGCAAAAATCGTTTCGCCAGGGCATCGACGGGGCGCTCAACAGCGTACTGCAGATTGTGCAAAGCAAATATATTGTACGGGCTCTATACAGCAGCATTAACAATGAGCCCAGTATTCCCCAATCGCTGGAGCAACAAATTCTTTCCAACGAAACACCCGTAAACCAGCTGGCGGTTTCCAAAGACAATAGCCAACCGGTGCCCAATGCCACCCAGCACAATATACCGGCCTGGACACTTTTTGCCATGTTCTTTATTGTGATCTCCCTGGGAAGCAGCCTGGTGCGGGAAAAAACCAGCGGCAGTTTTTTGCGGTTGAAAACTATGCCCACCTCCTTATCGGTTTCCATTGCCTCCAAGCAGATCACTTATATCCTCATCACCATGCTGCAGGCTGCCGTCATCTTCAGCATTGGCCGCTGGCTGTTTCCGGTGATCGGGCTCCCGGCATTAAACATTCCCGCCGATAAGGCCGGTTTGCTGCTGGTAACCTTTCTTTGTGGATGGTGTGCTACCAGCTTTGCCATCTGCATCGGTACTTTTGCCAATACGCAGGAACAAAGCAACGGCATCGGCGCTATCAGCATTGTATTGTTTGCTGCCATCGGCGGACTCCTGGTTCCAGCCTTTGCCATGCCAGCCTCCTTCCAGGGCGTAATGCGGATCTCCCCGCTTTACTGGTGCCTGGAAGCCTTCTACGGGCTGTTTCTTGAAGGAGCTCGCCTGGGTGACATTTTCCGGAACCTCGTTCCTGTGCTTATCATTATTGCCGTTTTACAGCTGGCCACCTGGCTGGGTATGAAGCAGAAACGACTGATCTAA
- the cysS gene encoding cysteine--tRNA ligase, whose translation MSTLKIHNSYSRQKELFEPITPGYVGMYVCGPTVSGESHLGHARPYITFDVVFRYLQYLGYKVRYVRNITDAGHFEEEGREAEDKISSKAVLEKLEPMELVQKYTNLFHWAMNLFNTIPPSIEPTATGHIVEQIEMIKKIMADGYAYEKNGSVYFDVKKYAAGHDYGKLSGRKIDDLLEATRELEGQEEKRDAADFALWKAAPPKHIMRWNSPWGEGFPGWHIECSAMATKYLGDHFDIHGGGMDLQFPHHESEIAQSTICNGHAPVKYWMHNNMITINGRKMGKSYNNVIKLTELFSGNHPLLTQAYHPMVVRFFILQSHYRSTLDFSNEALQASEKGLKRLWEAYENLKRLQDRSGELQETAADPELDERLRKLVTEFDEFMNDDFNTAKVLANMFELAPVINSFKDKTIPLNNISKAGFELLQRQMHTYLETILGLTSVSAADNEKLKDVMQLLIEIRKEARSRKDFVTSDRIRNQLAGIGILLKDEKDGNISWSLE comes from the coding sequence ATGAGTACACTTAAAATACATAATTCCTATTCGCGCCAGAAAGAACTGTTTGAACCGATTACGCCGGGCTATGTGGGAATGTATGTTTGCGGGCCTACCGTTAGCGGAGAAAGCCACCTGGGGCATGCCCGCCCTTATATTACGTTTGATGTGGTGTTCCGTTATCTGCAATACCTGGGTTATAAAGTACGCTATGTACGCAATATTACGGATGCGGGGCATTTTGAAGAAGAAGGGCGCGAAGCTGAGGATAAAATCTCCAGCAAGGCCGTGCTGGAAAAACTGGAGCCGATGGAACTGGTGCAAAAATACACCAACCTGTTTCATTGGGCAATGAACCTTTTCAATACCATTCCGCCTTCCATCGAACCCACTGCCACTGGTCATATTGTAGAACAGATCGAAATGATTAAAAAGATCATGGCGGACGGCTATGCCTACGAAAAGAACGGCTCTGTATATTTTGATGTAAAAAAATATGCCGCGGGGCACGATTACGGAAAACTCAGCGGCCGCAAGATAGACGACCTGCTGGAGGCCACCCGCGAGCTGGAAGGCCAGGAAGAAAAGCGGGACGCTGCCGATTTTGCGTTGTGGAAAGCGGCCCCGCCCAAACATATTATGCGCTGGAACAGCCCCTGGGGTGAAGGATTCCCGGGCTGGCATATTGAGTGCTCTGCTATGGCTACCAAATATTTGGGAGATCATTTTGATATTCATGGCGGGGGTATGGACCTCCAGTTTCCGCACCATGAAAGTGAAATTGCCCAAAGCACCATCTGCAACGGCCATGCACCGGTAAAATACTGGATGCACAACAATATGATCACCATCAACGGCCGGAAGATGGGCAAGAGTTACAATAACGTGATCAAATTAACCGAGTTGTTTAGTGGCAATCATCCCCTGCTCACCCAGGCCTATCACCCGATGGTGGTACGCTTTTTTATTCTCCAAAGTCATTACCGCAGTACGCTCGACTTTAGCAACGAAGCGCTGCAGGCCTCCGAAAAAGGGTTGAAACGCCTTTGGGAAGCTTATGAAAATTTAAAACGGCTGCAGGACCGGAGCGGCGAACTGCAGGAAACGGCGGCAGATCCGGAACTGGATGAGCGCCTCAGGAAGCTGGTGACGGAGTTTGACGAATTCATGAATGATGATTTTAACACCGCAAAAGTGCTGGCCAATATGTTTGAGCTGGCGCCTGTGATCAATAGCTTCAAAGACAAAACCATTCCGCTCAACAACATTTCAAAAGCAGGTTTTGAATTGTTGCAACGGCAAATGCACACCTACCTGGAAACGATTCTTGGGCTTACATCCGTGTCCGCTGCCGATAATGAAAAGCTGAAAGACGTAATGCAGCTGCTCATCGAGATCCGCAAAGAAGCCCGCAGCCGTAAAGATTTTGTCACCTCCGACAGGATCCGCAACCAGCTGGCGGGCATCGGCATTCTTTTAAAAGACGAAAAAGACGGTAATATCAGCTGGAGCTTGGAGTAA